Below is a genomic region from Treponema sp. OMZ 798.
TTTCTCCCGCAAAGACAGCCCTTGCTCCCGAATGTTTTAAACAGGATGAAGCCTCACTTTCATTAAAATCAGGTAAAAGAGGTACGGCAATAGCTCCGAGTGTAACTATCGCAAAATATGAAATTGCCCACTGGGGGGAACTTGTACTGAAAATTGCTACCTTATCAAGAGGTTTTATTCCCAGTGAATGTAATAAGGTTTTTATAGAGGTAACCTTTTCGTCCAATTCTTTGTAGCTTATGGGCTGTTCTGATACATATGAAAGAGCGGGTCTATTCGAAAATTTTAAGGCCGAATTTCTTAATAAGGCCTGAAAGGTGTATTTTCCAAGATCATCAATTGTCTGCATAAGTCCTCCGTGCTAAAATAATTCCTGCTATGAGTAAGACACTTGAAGGGGAATAAGGTTGCATTTTTATTGATTTTTGTACCATTCTGCTATCCTTTTATTAAGCGAAGGGATAGAATCAGGATAGATTGAGGTATTACATGTATCCTTTAAATAGGGCATTAGAATTTCTTTTTTTAGCATCGGCCAGTTGCTCGGCAGTATATGGGGTGCATAAAAACTTTGAGTTTGAGGGAGATGCGACAATAAAAGAGGGTAATACCTTGGGAATAGTTTTTCCGTTACTTGGCGCAAGGCCGAAAAGCCTCCTGCAAGGCCGAAGGCGCTTATCATAAGATCCATCTCATTGGCTCGATTTAAAAGCTGCTCTTGAGTTTTGACCTGAAAAAACCAAATAAAAAAAGCTTCCGCGGCCTTAGCGTTTTTTGCCTTGCTGCAGATTCCTCCATATAGAATATCGTCCTTTAAAGGGGTTTTTCCGTTAAAGGCAAGCCACCTAAAATCTATATTTTCCAATCGTTTTTGAGGTGTAGAAAAAAGCTCCTCACTCGAGGCATAATAAAAAAGACATTTTCCGTTTTTGACTAAAACATAGGGCGAATCATAAAGGTATTTAAACTTAAAGTCGTCTTCGGCTGCTGCTGATGTATTTACCTCGCTGCTCCAATCTCTTATATAGTTTATTGCATTTTGAAGAGACTTATCGCTCCACGAAAAAAAATCGTTTTCTTCTTCAAAGGAGGCATTGAAGCCCTTGGTGTTCATGTATAAAAAGTCATCTGACCAGCGGGGTGAAAAGCCCATTGCTGTATATGTCCCTCTGTTTGCCTTGTTAAACTTAATCGAAAAATCTCTTATCTCATCAGGAGAAATTGAAAAGTCGCTCTTTGTTTTAAACTTATTTGCCGAGGAAAAAATAATCATCGGTAAGTTAAAGCTTATAGGCAATAGATATTGATTGCCCGAAATATTTCCCAAGTTTAAGAGCTCGGGATAAAAATCGTTCTTGTTTATTTTTTTTTTCTCCGAAAAGATTATTGATCTTTCTAAACTTTACTCTGGCGGATTTGCCCTTAAGCCATGCACCGATAACTATGTCGGGCTGGACTTCCGTATTTATAAGGGCATCGACCGGATTTTTTTTGTATTCTACAATAATTTTGTGCTCGCTTTGAGAGTTGTTAAAAACCTCACAGTATGAAACAAACTCCGCCCTGTCCGTCCAGATGACCGCTATCTTGTCCTCTTCGGTTTTTGTACATGAGGTAAAAATTATCGCTGCAAGGATCAAAAATAAAATATATTTTTTCATAAATTTTCTCTTACTCTATGTTTATTGTTTTTAAAATAGCCCCGGTCTTCCGCTCATACCACGATAGGGTATCGCCGAAGTTGAGACTTATAAAATATTTTTTTAAGATAATCGCTTCTTTAGGAAATCCATAGGAACGGGACAACCTTTTTCCCTGCTTTGAGGAGGTATTGTAGTGAACAAGGGAGCTGTTCCCTAAGTTTGTTAAAATGTCGTTTCCCGAAATTTCCAAAAAAGCATCTACGTCTTCTTCCTTATAAGAAAGGATGGGCTTAAAAGTGCTGTCTATCAAATTCTTACGGTTTAAGCCTATATGAAGAAGTTCAGTCTTAGGTGAAGGATTTGTTCCGGTTAAAAAACATGCAAGGCTGTTAGGGCGCGAGCTGTTTTGCTCAAGGGAAAAGGCTAAATTTCCTTCCATAGGAATCGGGCTTGTTTCTTCCGTCAGGGTGTTTATTATAAAGACCGGGCTTTGAGAGCGGCCTATGGCGCTTTTAGCAATCAGCATTGTGCTGTCGTCTACTTGAACCGCATTTTGAATTCCCGGGGCATTATAGACAAATTCTTTTTTTCCGTTTTCAAAATTAACCAGTGTAACTCCGTTAAAGGACTCGACATATAAAAATAAATTCTTATAAACCGAAATCGATATAACCGTTTCCTTAGGCGTGATAATCTTTTTTAGGCTCTTTGTATCAAGGGAGTAGTGGGATATGGGAGTTCCTTTTTTTATGTCCGACCAGAGCAAAAAGCCGTTGTTATAAAATGTAAACTTATTTGTTTTCAGGTTTTCTATTATTGAAACGGGTTTTTCTTCAGGTGAATTTTGAACATAGATTTTTCCGTCTTTTAGGATGTACAAAACATTTCCGTCGCTTGTTATGTCGTCTATTTTTGAGTCGGAGTAGGCGAGCGGTTTTTCAAGATTGACCGAAGAGTCTTCGTTTAAGCCTATCATGTAAATCGAACCGTCTCGGGTTCCGATTATCATGTGATTTTTAATATGGCGGGCTGCCGTTATTTTGGAATTCCCCGGCACATAAAAGCCCTTTGAAGATGCATCTCCTTGTCTTATGCACCATTCATTTTTTCTCCTTGTTCTTTCGATCCAAATAGGAACCGAGTCTTGAATTTTGGAAGCGAAGAGGGCATATCGGGCTTGATGTTTCGATACCGTTTCACCGGTAACGGCATCTATTACATAGACATTATTGTCCTTATAGCCGATAATTCTTGTAAAGTTTTTTATAAGATTCGGATTTTCAAGTTTGTTCTCTGTTCTGAATTCTTTTAGCTTTTTTTTCTTTGATATATCTGTGTAAACGAGGCGGCCCGATTCTCCGTAAGTTACAATGCTTCTTTCGGTTGATGCTGTCGCTGCCAAAAAAACTATTCCGGGGGCTTCCTTATAAATATTTTGTACGATGCCCTTTGAATCCAATACGGTAATGCCGTCGGTAGATCGGTTGCCTACGAAGAGGTAGGTTCCGTTTGCCGACCATGAAAGGGATACGACCGAATCGGATAAGCGCTTTGAAAATAGGGCCTTCTTTTTTGCCCAATCCCAAAGGGAAACTTGGTGAACGCTGAATCCGTTTGTTTCATAAACGGCGACGAGTTTTCCCTGAGGATGGACGGCTATTTTTTGTATGGGCATACTTGAAAGCTGCCAAGTATCGGGCTCAAATTTGGGATAGGAATATCTGGTAACAAAGCCGTCCTTTCCGGCCGCAAAAAATATCGGCAAGGTGCCTGAGTTCATTATCTCTGTAACTCCGCCCGAAAATTTGTGGACAACCTTTGCCGAGCGGAATCTGTCTTTTTCAGGGGCGTTTGCTCTTGAAGCTGTGTTGCGTGAATAAAGAGCCTTGTCGTTTGCAACTGCAAGGGTCATAGCCTGAGCAAAGGCAAGGGCGTTTATTTTTTTTTCTTCCGGCGGAGATTGCTGTGGTGTGTTTGAATTTTCTGCCGGTTGAGTTTGTTGGCTTGTATTAGCGCTTGTTTCAGGCGGCGCCTGCTGTGATGTACTTGCGTTTTCTTCTGCCGGTTTCTGTCCTTGCTCCGTGCTCTCTGTGTTTGCCGTTTCACTGCTTTCCGTTTGTTGGAATTCAGGTTTATCTGTGCCGGCGTTGCCTTCGTCCGGAGCAGTATTGCCCGTTTCTTGTCCTTGATTTTCGGCAACCTCGCTCCAAGGGAGATCCTGATTTTGAGCCCCTAAAGAAAAACATAAAATTAAAGCAAAAAATAAACAAAGATATTTTTTGTACATAAACTATGAATCCCTTCCTTCGGTAAAAATATTTTGGTAGGAAAGATAGTTCCCCAAATATACGGCTGTAAAGACTTCAGACTTTTTATTGTTTTTGATATCTTGACAAACCGAGTCATACAATCTGACAGGAATTTTCATAACCGCTACTTGGTCTTCTTTTAAGCCGTAGACATAAAATTCAAAGTTTCCGTCATTGCATATCGAGTGGAAAAAGATTTTTATCTTTTTTCCTTTTATGTCCTTTCCGCTGTCCAATATAAAGAATTTTAAAACTTCCATGGCATGGGGATCTAAACCTGCTTCAACAACGGCAAGCCGCTCAGCCAATTCCGAGTAACCTATAACCGGGGTTTCATCGGCTTTTTCATATTCTATCTTTTCAGCTTTTTTTGTTTTTTCGTTTATCTCTTTTAATCCCGAGCAGCTGGAAAGACAGGCTATTCTATCGGCCTCCGGAACAAAAAGTAAAACAAGCTTTTTTGAAGGCCATTCTATTCTTGTCTTTATCTCCGAACGGACCTTTCTCCCGCATTGAGGGCACTTAAAGGTCAAATATGAACCGTCGGCTATTTTTTTTAATATTTCAGGTTCCTTATCCAAATTTATTTTAGCATGATGTTCAATTTCAAAACTTTTATCGCAAGGACAATGTATCTTCATAATAAAACTCCAATATTCTCGTATTGTACCATATTTTAGAGAAAAATGTAAGGGCTTTATGAGCCGGGTTGTCAGACCGGCAAAATACCGGCTTGCATATATCTTCAATTTATGGCATTATGTTGCCCTATGAAAATTTTTTATTGCGGTAAAAGAGCTTTAAGGCTTGCTTTTGTTTTGTTGATTATTATGCTCCCGCTTTATGCTCAAGATGTTTTTTTGGCAGGAAGCTCTGAGGGCTTGTTTAGAATAGATAATTTTAGAGTAAAGAAGATTTGGAGAGATGCGGCTGTTTTAAAGATATCTAAGGCCGGAAATCAATGGCTTTTTTTAACCGGGAAGGGGCTTGCCGCAAGCAAAAATTTAAAAGATTTTTACTATCTAAACGATAAGCTTCCAAAAAAAATAATTAAAAATATAGATAAAAACGGAAACAAAACCTTTATAGAAAAAATTCCTCAACTTAAAGATTTGGAAGTTCATCCCTTTAATCCGAACATCTTTGTTACTGCAACTTCAAGCAATGTTTTTTTGACGAGGGATTCAGGAAAAACTTGGGAGGACCTTGGTGCCAATCATTCGGTAAACGGAATAAAGGCTGTAAGTGTTTTGGACATGCCTAATGCAAGTGGTGAAAAAGTTTTAACGGTTTTTGTTTCGCACTCCATTGCCGGTATGGCATGGAAGCAGCCCGATGTAAATTCTAAAATTTGGAACAATATAAGCGACGGCTTAAAAAAAGGTCCGGAAGGAGTTGAAGAAGTATCCGATATTGTTTTTAATCAAATCTCAAACGAGTCTCAAGTTTACTGTGCTCAAACATTTTCAGGTTTGATGTACAGGCTTGATTGGAATAAAAAAATCTTTATACTCTTAAACGAAAAAGAAGCAAACGATAAAAAGCTTGTTTGTGTAGATAGTTTAAATATAATAGACAATACCGTTTTCGGAGTTATGGAAGGCGGTTTATTTGAAACTAATTTAATTATCCCTAATACCCAAATTTACACTTCTAAAAAATTATTAAAAAATTATGACAAGGTTAAAAAATATCTTAAAAATTCAAACTATCTGTGTGCCTTTGTGCCGAGTAATTTGACCTCATTTAACGGTAATTTATCCCTATCCGAACTCTGGTTATTGCATGATAAAAAAAATCAAAGCAATCCTTACTTAAAGATCTCAGACGGTAAAAAAGGAATTTATACGCCTACCCATCAGATGCGGGAAGATAAATCTTTTGAAAAGCATCTTAAAACAATCAAGGACAATAAACTCAATGCCCTTGTCATCGATATGAAAGATGAAGCGGGTTTTGTCCGCTATGAAAGTAAAAATGAGAATATAAAAAAATATAATGGTGTAAAATATACTCTCGATATCGAAAAACTTATAAAAAAGGCAAAGGCTGAAAATATCTACCTTATCGCCCGCATTGTAGTGTTTAAAGATAAAAACTTATACAGATATAACGAAGGTCAATACGCCGTCAAGGATAAGGAAACCGGAAAGCCATGGCAGGGTTATAATATTTATAACGGAGAAAAAGAAATTATACAGGAGCATTGGGTCGATCCTTATAATGAAGACGTTTGGAAATACAATGTCGATATAGCCGAAGAGCTTTGCTCGCTCGGCTTTGATGAAATTCAGTTTGACTATATCCGCTTTCCTACAGACGGCCTAAACCTTGCAAATGTCCGATACCCGGCCCAAGAAAACGGCATGGATAAGGTTAGTGCCCTAATGTCCTTTTTAGCCTACTCGCGCGAAAGAATCAAGGCTCCTCTTTCTATAGATATTTACGGGGCAAACGGCTGGTACCGCACGGGAGCCCGCACCGGACAGGAGGTAGAACTCCTTGCAGAATATGTAGATGTTATCTGTCCTATGTTTTATCCCAGCCATTTTTCTCAAAGCTTTTTAGCTTATAAGCCTGCCGAAGAAAGGCCCTATAGAATTTATCATCAAGGTTCATACAGAAACAAATTGATGGCACGCAATAAGGTAATAGTGCGTCCATGGGCTCAAGCGTTTTTTATTCCGGTTTCTTACGATAAAAAATACTATGATGAAAATTATGTAAAACGCCAAATTTTAGGAATTAAGGATTCCATAGATGAGGGTTATATTTATTGGAATAATTCGGGCCGCTACTTGGATCTGCGTCCTGACGGGGAGGGCTTATAATGACGGAATTTACAGCAGCTTCAAAAGAATTTCATGCCGTGCACCAATGGGGGATAGAAGTAATTAGGACTGTGCAAAATTTTTCAAATCCGGTTATTACCGAAATCCTAAAAGTTTTTACGGATGCTTCAACCTACGGCTTTGTAGTTTTTATTATAGGCCTATATCTTTGGTGCATCGATTACAAAAAGGGGCTTCACCTTGCTTACGCCGCCGCCTTTACCTCAGGGCTTAACGGAGGAATTAAGCGTATCTTAAAAGTCCCGAGGCCTTTTACTCATGCCCCGGAAATTATGCTTAAAAGCATAGGAGGATATTCGACGCCTTCGGGGCACTCTTCGATAAGTGCCTTAATTTATCCGGCAGCCTTGTTTTATAAGCCCTTTCAAAAAGAGCCATCGAAAGATTCCCAATCGAATAATATCGAAACAAAGGGTACAGCTTCAGCTAGGCTAAAAATAGCAGCGGCAATTAGCCTTCCGCTCTTGGTGGGTTTTTCACGTGTTTATCTCGGAGTACACTATCCGACCGATGTCCTTTTGGGCTGGGCTCTTGGAGCATTTATCTTTTTAGCTTTGATGTTTTTGCTTCCCGCAGTTGAAGCAAGGCTTTCTTCCTCAAACAAGACCGATGAAGAAGATCCGCAAAATATTAAATTCAAAAAAGATGCTTCAATAAGGTTTACCCTTGCCGCTATTTTTTCATTTATACTCATTTTAATTTCGAAGGAAAAGGTAAATGAGGCAGGCGTTATCCTTGGGCTTGCTTTTGGAAATATCCGAATCCTAGAAAATTCAAAATATAATTTTGATGCTTCTTCAGGCTCTGCGCTTCAAAAGCTTTTAAGATTTATTATCGGGGCAACTCTTTCATGTATTCCGATTTTAATTTTCTATCTTTTAAAAATAGATTCAAGCTATGCCCAATACAGGCTCTACCGCT
It encodes:
- a CDS encoding YncE family protein, giving the protein MYKKYLCLFFALILCFSLGAQNQDLPWSEVAENQGQETGNTAPDEGNAGTDKPEFQQTESSETANTESTEQGQKPAEENASTSQQAPPETSANTSQQTQPAENSNTPQQSPPEEKKINALAFAQAMTLAVANDKALYSRNTASRANAPEKDRFRSAKVVHKFSGGVTEIMNSGTLPIFFAAGKDGFVTRYSYPKFEPDTWQLSSMPIQKIAVHPQGKLVAVYETNGFSVHQVSLWDWAKKKALFSKRLSDSVVSLSWSANGTYLFVGNRSTDGITVLDSKGIVQNIYKEAPGIVFLAATASTERSIVTYGESGRLVYTDISKKKKLKEFRTENKLENPNLIKNFTRIIGYKDNNVYVIDAVTGETVSKHQARYALFASKIQDSVPIWIERTRRKNEWCIRQGDASSKGFYVPGNSKITAARHIKNHMIIGTRDGSIYMIGLNEDSSVNLEKPLAYSDSKIDDITSDGNVLYILKDGKIYVQNSPEEKPVSIIENLKTNKFTFYNNGFLLWSDIKKGTPISHYSLDTKSLKKIITPKETVISISVYKNLFLYVESFNGVTLVNFENGKKEFVYNAPGIQNAVQVDDSTMLIAKSAIGRSQSPVFIINTLTEETSPIPMEGNLAFSLEQNSSRPNSLACFLTGTNPSPKTELLHIGLNRKNLIDSTFKPILSYKEEDVDAFLEISGNDILTNLGNSSLVHYNTSSKQGKRLSRSYGFPKEAIILKKYFISLNFGDTLSWYERKTGAILKTINIE
- a CDS encoding CpXC domain-containing protein; translated protein: MKIHCPCDKSFEIEHHAKINLDKEPEILKKIADGSYLTFKCPQCGRKVRSEIKTRIEWPSKKLVLLFVPEADRIACLSSCSGLKEINEKTKKAEKIEYEKADETPVIGYSELAERLAVVEAGLDPHAMEVLKFFILDSGKDIKGKKIKIFFHSICNDGNFEFYVYGLKEDQVAVMKIPVRLYDSVCQDIKNNKKSEVFTAVYLGNYLSYQNIFTEGRDS
- a CDS encoding putative glycoside hydrolase, with the translated sequence MALCCPMKIFYCGKRALRLAFVLLIIMLPLYAQDVFLAGSSEGLFRIDNFRVKKIWRDAAVLKISKAGNQWLFLTGKGLAASKNLKDFYYLNDKLPKKIIKNIDKNGNKTFIEKIPQLKDLEVHPFNPNIFVTATSSNVFLTRDSGKTWEDLGANHSVNGIKAVSVLDMPNASGEKVLTVFVSHSIAGMAWKQPDVNSKIWNNISDGLKKGPEGVEEVSDIVFNQISNESQVYCAQTFSGLMYRLDWNKKIFILLNEKEANDKKLVCVDSLNIIDNTVFGVMEGGLFETNLIIPNTQIYTSKKLLKNYDKVKKYLKNSNYLCAFVPSNLTSFNGNLSLSELWLLHDKKNQSNPYLKISDGKKGIYTPTHQMREDKSFEKHLKTIKDNKLNALVIDMKDEAGFVRYESKNENIKKYNGVKYTLDIEKLIKKAKAENIYLIARIVVFKDKNLYRYNEGQYAVKDKETGKPWQGYNIYNGEKEIIQEHWVDPYNEDVWKYNVDIAEELCSLGFDEIQFDYIRFPTDGLNLANVRYPAQENGMDKVSALMSFLAYSRERIKAPLSIDIYGANGWYRTGARTGQEVELLAEYVDVICPMFYPSHFSQSFLAYKPAEERPYRIYHQGSYRNKLMARNKVIVRPWAQAFFIPVSYDKKYYDENYVKRQILGIKDSIDEGYIYWNNSGRYLDLRPDGEGL
- a CDS encoding phosphatase PAP2 family protein, with translation MTEFTAASKEFHAVHQWGIEVIRTVQNFSNPVITEILKVFTDASTYGFVVFIIGLYLWCIDYKKGLHLAYAAAFTSGLNGGIKRILKVPRPFTHAPEIMLKSIGGYSTPSGHSSISALIYPAALFYKPFQKEPSKDSQSNNIETKGTASARLKIAAAISLPLLVGFSRVYLGVHYPTDVLLGWALGAFIFLALMFLLPAVEARLSSSNKTDEEDPQNIKFKKDASIRFTLAAIFSFILILISKEKVNEAGVILGLAFGNIRILENSKYNFDASSGSALQKLLRFIIGATLSCIPILIFYLLKIDSSYAQYRLYRFLEFFAVGAVASGLAPIIFCRLKLSGGENADR